In a genomic window of Nesterenkonia halotolerans:
- a CDS encoding C40 family peptidase, which yields MKYRRNLAVAAVTAAVVTTALVGTTLPDLVADRAANSVEQNDNNVSDSVALTELPAVPSAKEISTARDSSQATEQMIDEIADRISQASQRALELETAMQEQHQAAVQSQVEADEAAAAAEEARAAAEESQAAAAEEYQERDTSAAEVLLTEEDSLADAATDTQLEDQAEQDAVAAEQAAQEAESLAEQARQNSTSAAEANENADRATETTRTDVEQVGETLQDLLRTLMELEGWDGDLQSFFEHVLGNTDFIDEDGQVDNEELTYRITALRADAEQAQVTDEDAEEAPVEDEGAEATDEDEAAEAEETAAAEAAEAEAAEEVEAAEAEAAEEAAAAEEAAEAEAAEADAAEAEQAEADAAAAEADAAEAEQAEADAAAAEAEAAEEAAAAEAEETSSEGADGEAAPSEEPQSAPEPAIASFGDLSTSMQTLLRQGAELESSGSAEDYYRTVLSNESLTNADGNASWTQLRGHVDYLRDQAEPEPEPEPEPEPAPEPEPEPEPEPEPEPVIASFGDLSTSMQTLMRQGADLESGFSGGAQDYYRAVLSNGSLTNADGNASWTQMRWHIDYLRDQVEPEPEPEPEPEPEPEPERREEPAPTQSQSQSQSSNVVPASSNSNAAEIAINWAVSQANRSDVRYVLGANGPNAFDCSSLVQQAFAQAGVSLSRTTYTQVYEGQGVSRGDMRRGDLLFFGSASAPGHVGIYLGNGQMVDASNPSRGLTVRSVYQTPSAVRRVV from the coding sequence GTGAAATACCGTCGCAATCTTGCGGTGGCCGCAGTTACTGCCGCCGTCGTGACGACAGCATTGGTCGGGACAACTCTCCCCGATCTGGTGGCAGACCGTGCCGCCAATTCTGTCGAACAAAATGACAACAACGTCTCCGACTCCGTCGCCCTGACCGAGCTCCCTGCCGTTCCCTCCGCCAAAGAGATCTCTACCGCCCGGGACTCCTCGCAGGCCACCGAGCAGATGATCGACGAGATCGCCGATCGCATCTCTCAGGCCAGCCAGCGAGCGTTGGAACTGGAAACGGCCATGCAGGAGCAGCACCAGGCCGCTGTGCAGTCCCAGGTCGAGGCCGATGAAGCCGCAGCCGCCGCCGAGGAGGCCCGCGCCGCAGCTGAAGAGTCCCAGGCCGCTGCCGCCGAGGAATACCAGGAGCGCGACACCTCCGCCGCAGAAGTCCTGCTCACCGAAGAGGACAGCCTGGCCGACGCCGCGACCGACACTCAGCTGGAAGACCAGGCTGAACAGGATGCCGTCGCTGCCGAGCAGGCCGCCCAGGAGGCAGAGAGCCTCGCCGAGCAGGCTCGACAGAACTCCACCAGCGCCGCCGAGGCCAACGAGAACGCTGATCGCGCCACCGAGACCACACGTACCGACGTGGAGCAGGTGGGCGAGACCCTCCAGGATCTGCTGCGGACTCTCATGGAGCTCGAGGGCTGGGATGGCGATCTGCAGAGCTTCTTCGAGCATGTCCTCGGCAACACGGACTTCATCGACGAGGACGGCCAGGTCGACAACGAGGAGCTGACCTACCGCATCACCGCCCTTCGCGCCGATGCCGAGCAGGCCCAGGTCACGGACGAGGACGCCGAAGAGGCTCCCGTCGAGGACGAAGGGGCTGAGGCCACCGACGAGGACGAGGCCGCTGAAGCTGAAGAGACCGCGGCCGCTGAAGCCGCCGAGGCAGAGGCTGCCGAAGAAGTTGAGGCCGCTGAAGCCGAAGCCGCCGAGGAGGCAGCCGCAGCTGAAGAGGCTGCTGAAGCCGAGGCCGCAGAGGCAGACGCCGCCGAGGCAGAGCAGGCTGAAGCAGACGCCGCTGCCGCAGAGGCAGACGCCGCCGAGGCAGAGCAGGCTGAAGCAGACGCCGCTGCCGCCGAGGCAGAGGCTGCCGAAGAGGCCGCCGCTGCCGAGGCCGAAGAGACTTCCTCGGAAGGTGCGGATGGGGAAGCCGCACCTTCCGAGGAACCACAATCCGCACCTGAGCCGGCCATCGCCTCCTTCGGTGATCTCAGCACCAGCATGCAGACGCTGCTGCGCCAGGGTGCCGAGCTTGAGTCCAGCGGAAGCGCCGAGGACTACTACCGGACGGTGCTCAGCAACGAGTCGCTGACCAACGCCGACGGCAACGCCTCCTGGACGCAGCTCCGTGGACACGTGGACTACCTGCGCGACCAGGCAGAGCCGGAACCAGAACCTGAGCCTGAGCCTGAGCCAGCCCCGGAGCCAGAACCAGAGCCGGAACCAGAGCCTGAGCCGGAACCCGTCATCGCGTCCTTCGGTGATCTCAGCACCAGCATGCAGACCCTGATGCGTCAGGGCGCCGACCTGGAGTCCGGCTTCAGCGGCGGAGCCCAGGACTACTACCGGGCCGTGCTGAGCAACGGTTCGCTGACCAACGCCGACGGCAACGCCTCCTGGACCCAGATGCGCTGGCACATCGACTACCTGCGCGACCAGGTCGAGCCGGAACCCGAGCCAGAGCCAGAGCCCGAGCCGGAGCCAGAACCCGAGCGTCGCGAGGAGCCTGCCCCGACTCAGTCGCAGAGCCAGTCGCAGTCCTCGAATGTGGTCCCGGCCAGCAGCAACTCGAACGCTGCCGAGATCGCGATCAACTGGGCCGTGTCACAGGCCAATCGCAGCGATGTCCGCTACGTGCTGGGCGCCAACGGGCCGAACGCCTTCGACTGCTCCTCGCTCGTGCAGCAGGCCTTCGCTCAGGCCGGGGTCAGCCTCAGCCGGACCACCTACACACAGGTCTACGAGGGTCAGGGAGTCTCCCGTGGTGACATGCGCCGCGGCGACCTGCTCTTCTTCGGCAGCGCCAGCGCGCCGGGGCATGTGGGCATCTACCTGGGCAATGGGCAGATGGTCGACGCCTCGAATCCCTCACGCGGACTCACCGTCCGCTCGGTGTATCAGACACCCTCGGCAGTCCGCCGAGTGGTCTGA
- a CDS encoding BCCT family transporter, with product MASEPEAQLRDWSPADAWRGLNKPVFIPAVLIIVVGLIFATIWGSANGADAFETLNSTIVDTIGWWYVLIATGFVVFALWAGLSKAGNIRLGRDDEKPEFSLGSWFTMLFAAGMGIGLVFWGVAEPLWHFIAPPDVTGATGVDANGDVVNASETALSGTAMGQAAFHWGLHAWAIYVVVGLGLAYMTFRRGRPLSIRWLLEPIFGRKLIESWVGHVIDVVAIVGTVFGIVTSLGIGTQQIASGLGFMGWIEDPSNTVLLTAIIVVIMAIATFSVITGVNKGLKWLSNFNMVMAAILALFVLIAGPTLFLLQSFVGNLGEYFMAFPELMFETGANYVGGDEAGWSADWTIYYWGWWMSWSPFVGMFIARISRGRTIRQFVMGVLLAPTLVSLLWFTIFGSSGIYYQMTEGVMVDDGNIDTVGATFTLLEQLPLASITAVVAILVIAIFFITSGDSGSLVTDVLAYGGRTDTPKLTRVFWTIFIAITAIVLLAAGGEAADAALRVLQVTSIAAAAPLSIVMVLAVIAQVRMFNYETATMPRYVRIRPTASKAALVDTARSAAGGENSTPGVHRNLRTMVTGQRAALRGFFGSTSATLSGLDKPTAKGAEIPPEFAADDMVFAIQDVPSHSTTVNPETGTIGWDEDVAFNDPIADQVFETPEFAESATGQQWESEQIYDEAVSNGDVEPTDPKTTEDKTQR from the coding sequence ATGGCTTCGGAACCCGAAGCTCAACTGCGGGACTGGTCGCCGGCTGATGCCTGGCGCGGCCTGAACAAGCCCGTCTTCATTCCGGCGGTGCTCATCATCGTCGTCGGCCTGATCTTCGCCACCATCTGGGGATCGGCGAACGGCGCCGATGCGTTCGAGACGCTGAACTCCACCATCGTGGACACCATCGGCTGGTGGTACGTCCTGATCGCCACCGGCTTCGTGGTCTTTGCACTGTGGGCAGGTCTGTCCAAGGCCGGCAACATCCGGCTGGGACGCGACGACGAGAAGCCCGAATTCTCGCTGGGCTCATGGTTCACCATGCTCTTCGCCGCCGGCATGGGCATCGGCCTCGTCTTCTGGGGCGTCGCTGAACCGCTGTGGCACTTCATCGCTCCCCCGGATGTCACGGGTGCAACGGGCGTGGATGCCAACGGTGACGTGGTGAACGCGTCGGAGACTGCGCTCTCCGGAACTGCCATGGGTCAGGCAGCATTCCACTGGGGCCTGCACGCCTGGGCCATCTACGTGGTCGTCGGACTAGGTCTGGCGTATATGACCTTCCGCCGTGGGCGTCCGCTGTCCATCCGCTGGCTGCTGGAACCGATCTTCGGGCGCAAGCTCATCGAGTCCTGGGTGGGCCACGTCATCGACGTGGTCGCCATCGTGGGCACCGTCTTCGGCATCGTCACCTCCCTTGGCATCGGCACGCAGCAGATCGCGTCCGGGCTGGGCTTCATGGGCTGGATCGAAGATCCGTCCAACACCGTGCTGCTGACGGCGATCATCGTGGTCATCATGGCGATCGCCACCTTCTCGGTGATCACCGGCGTGAACAAGGGTCTGAAGTGGCTCTCCAACTTCAACATGGTGATGGCCGCGATCCTCGCACTGTTCGTGCTGATCGCCGGGCCGACTCTGTTCCTGCTGCAGTCCTTCGTCGGGAACCTGGGCGAGTACTTCATGGCCTTCCCCGAGCTCATGTTCGAAACCGGGGCCAACTACGTCGGTGGCGACGAGGCCGGCTGGTCCGCTGACTGGACCATCTACTACTGGGGCTGGTGGATGAGCTGGTCGCCGTTCGTGGGCATGTTCATCGCGCGCATCTCCCGCGGTCGCACCATCCGACAGTTCGTCATGGGCGTGCTGCTGGCACCGACCCTGGTGAGCCTTCTCTGGTTCACCATCTTCGGCTCCTCGGGCATCTACTACCAGATGACCGAAGGCGTCATGGTCGACGACGGCAACATCGACACCGTGGGGGCCACCTTCACGCTGCTCGAGCAGCTGCCTCTGGCCTCCATCACAGCCGTGGTGGCGATCCTGGTGATCGCGATCTTCTTCATCACCTCGGGCGACTCGGGTTCGCTGGTCACCGATGTGCTCGCCTACGGCGGGCGCACCGACACTCCGAAACTGACCCGAGTCTTCTGGACCATCTTCATCGCCATCACGGCGATCGTGCTGCTGGCAGCGGGCGGCGAGGCTGCCGATGCAGCATTGCGCGTGCTTCAGGTCACCTCCATCGCCGCGGCAGCCCCGCTGTCCATCGTGATGGTGTTGGCAGTGATCGCGCAGGTGCGGATGTTCAACTATGAAACCGCCACCATGCCTCGCTATGTGCGGATCCGTCCGACGGCGAGCAAGGCGGCACTCGTGGACACTGCACGCAGCGCCGCCGGCGGCGAGAACTCCACTCCCGGCGTTCACCGCAACCTTCGCACGATGGTCACCGGACAGCGCGCCGCGCTGAGAGGCTTCTTCGGCAGCACCTCAGCAACTCTGTCCGGTCTGGACAAGCCCACCGCGAAGGGCGCAGAGATCCCGCCGGAGTTCGCCGCCGATGACATGGTCTTCGCCATCCAGGACGTGCCATCGCATTCCACCACGGTCAACCCGGAGACGGGCACCATCGGCTGGGACGAAGACGTGGCGTTCAACGATCCGATCGCGGATCAGGTCTTCGAGACTCCCGAGTTCGCTGAATCGGCCACCGGTCAGCAGTGGGAGTCCGAGCAGATCTATGACGAGGCAGTCAGCAACGGCGACGTCGAGCCGACTGACCCCAAGACGACCGAGGACAAGACTCAGCGCTGA
- a CDS encoding glycerophosphodiester phosphodiesterase: protein MTTDLVQTHDLPNTVPVAPPVSRSPRDHGLFSPAEAPDGRARAASRQAIIFAHRGASGLFPEHSRAAYQRAIEEGADGLEIDLHLTADGEPVCFHDATVDRTSNGTGAVAELSLAELRSLDVTSWKTPRLPAEYGVRHQQLMTLSDVLEMLLDAGRDISLAIEFKHPSPYGDRLETKVLRTLLSFGWDPETSVIPAGDASEYSVTVSFMSFYPGSLLYLTEMVAPDKLCALMSNVTEAQVRKRLRGVPMAFAARPVVAAVMRGTLRDSEALVWKGRAGIAGPGLAYLKKHRAEVKAWLARGTRLRVWTVDDPQDARFLLDLGVQEMTTNYPARLLEAVTPAR, encoded by the coding sequence GTGACCACTGACCTAGTGCAGACCCACGATCTTCCCAACACCGTGCCGGTGGCGCCCCCAGTCAGTCGGAGCCCGCGAGACCACGGCCTGTTCTCCCCGGCAGAGGCACCGGATGGGCGAGCTCGTGCCGCGTCGCGCCAGGCGATCATCTTCGCCCACCGCGGAGCATCGGGACTCTTTCCCGAGCACAGCCGAGCCGCCTATCAGCGCGCGATCGAAGAAGGCGCCGACGGTTTGGAGATCGATCTGCACCTGACCGCCGACGGTGAGCCGGTCTGCTTCCATGACGCGACCGTGGACCGCACCAGCAATGGCACGGGGGCCGTGGCCGAGCTGAGCCTGGCCGAGCTGAGGTCCCTGGACGTGACCAGCTGGAAGACCCCGCGACTGCCCGCAGAGTACGGAGTCCGCCACCAGCAGCTGATGACGCTCTCCGATGTGTTGGAGATGCTCCTCGACGCCGGGCGCGATATCAGCCTCGCCATCGAGTTCAAGCATCCGTCCCCCTATGGTGACCGGCTCGAGACCAAAGTGCTGCGGACCCTGCTGAGCTTCGGGTGGGACCCCGAGACCTCCGTGATTCCTGCGGGAGATGCCTCTGAGTACTCGGTGACGGTCTCCTTCATGAGCTTCTACCCGGGTTCTCTACTCTACCTCACGGAGATGGTGGCTCCGGACAAGCTGTGCGCCCTGATGAGCAACGTCACCGAGGCGCAGGTGCGGAAGCGGCTGCGTGGGGTTCCGATGGCCTTCGCCGCCCGGCCCGTGGTGGCCGCAGTGATGCGCGGGACTCTGCGAGATTCAGAGGCCCTGGTGTGGAAGGGACGCGCCGGCATCGCCGGTCCGGGTCTCGCCTACCTGAAGAAGCATCGGGCCGAGGTGAAGGCGTGGCTCGCGCGGGGCACGCGTCTGCGGGTCTGGACCGTGGATGATCCGCAGGACGCCCGATTCCTGCTGGATCTCGGCGTCCAGGAGATGACCACGAACTATCCCGCACGGCTGCTGGAGGCCGTGACGCCGGCTCGCTGA
- a CDS encoding endonuclease/exonuclease/phosphatase family protein, with protein MPTGQMHPALRTRGVFKGATSACLVASLMVAGSAAARASTPEPAVTAQLPGYPTPGQPVSPSADEQPSTTVEKDASDLRVATLHAGLRSGSSAELLDDLQGGMHPAARVLAETVQANAPDVLVLTGISYDENQEIAETLNSQYLARGQNGQTGMQYSYTYTAPTNSGIDSGADLDGDGRVGGPADAIGYGSHPGERGMAVFSAHPIAEDEVRTFQEFLWEDMPDNSMPEGQFSDLEKSVLRLPSTSMWDIPVEVPGEPGHVHVVATDLNSSPRSARPGEARNEDQRRMVADFVSGSAWYLYDDDGARGGLGAEDSFVVAGSLADEDELATSPADKVPELSSLLKSEVLQDPAPEAVTDEPLPERDEAADPQATQGLSNGEAVRSSYVLPATALEVDGAGVFWPAEGEFGFNLVDPAESASPSGRLVWLDIATS; from the coding sequence ATGCCCACTGGCCAGATGCACCCTGCGCTCCGTACCAGGGGAGTCTTCAAAGGCGCCACGTCTGCCTGCCTGGTGGCCTCACTGATGGTGGCAGGCTCCGCTGCAGCGCGGGCCTCTACCCCGGAGCCCGCCGTCACCGCGCAGCTCCCCGGCTACCCGACTCCCGGCCAGCCGGTGTCCCCTTCTGCTGACGAGCAGCCCTCCACGACCGTCGAGAAGGACGCCAGCGATCTCCGAGTGGCCACGCTACACGCGGGTCTGCGCTCCGGGTCCTCCGCTGAACTCCTGGACGATCTTCAGGGGGGAATGCATCCTGCGGCGCGGGTGCTCGCGGAGACCGTGCAGGCCAACGCCCCGGACGTCCTGGTGCTCACCGGCATCAGCTACGACGAGAACCAGGAGATCGCGGAGACCCTGAACAGTCAGTACCTTGCCCGCGGCCAGAACGGGCAGACGGGCATGCAGTACTCCTACACCTACACGGCTCCCACAAACTCGGGGATCGATTCCGGTGCCGACCTCGACGGTGATGGGCGCGTGGGCGGACCTGCTGACGCGATCGGCTATGGGAGTCATCCCGGGGAGCGCGGCATGGCAGTGTTCTCGGCTCACCCCATCGCTGAGGATGAGGTCCGCACCTTCCAGGAGTTCCTCTGGGAGGACATGCCCGACAACTCGATGCCGGAGGGGCAGTTCTCTGACCTCGAGAAGTCAGTGCTGCGACTTCCCAGCACCAGCATGTGGGACATCCCGGTAGAGGTCCCGGGTGAGCCCGGACATGTTCACGTGGTAGCCACCGACCTCAACAGCTCACCACGGTCCGCGCGCCCCGGCGAGGCGCGCAACGAGGACCAGCGTCGCATGGTCGCCGACTTCGTCTCCGGCTCAGCCTGGTATCTCTACGACGACGACGGCGCCCGCGGTGGTCTCGGGGCAGAGGATTCCTTTGTGGTCGCCGGCAGCCTGGCCGACGAGGATGAACTGGCGACGTCGCCCGCCGACAAGGTTCCAGAGCTCTCCAGTCTGCTCAAGAGTGAGGTGTTGCAGGACCCAGCTCCGGAAGCCGTGACCGATGAGCCGCTTCCCGAGCGTGACGAGGCGGCGGACCCGCAGGCTACTCAGGGGCTGAGCAACGGTGAAGCGGTGCGCTCCTCCTATGTGCTTCCCGCAACCGCCCTCGAGGTGGATGGGGCGGGCGTCTTCTGGCCGGCCGAGGGCGAGTTCGGCTTCAACCTGGTGGACCCGGCGGAGTCGGCCTCGCCCTCAGGCCGGCTGGTCTGGCTCGACATCGCCACCAGCTGA
- a CDS encoding aldo/keto reductase: MATVPTITLNDGAEIPQLGFGVWQVPADDAEKVVTEALKVGYRHIDNAAVYGNEEGVGRAIAASDVPREDLFITTKVWVNDFKAGKTRQALETSLQKLGLDYVDLFLIHWPSPEDEAYLDAWKTMEELQSEGLTRSIGVSNFLPEHLDRVLEAGTIVPAINQVEIHPALQQRDIQEANEKHGIKTQAWSPLAQGAVFEDEPVKAAAEAHNVSPAQVVIRWHLQRGRILFPKSVTPERIASNFDVFGFELSEDELTAIDSLERDGRSGPNPGEFNPS, translated from the coding sequence ATGGCTACTGTTCCCACCATCACACTCAACGACGGCGCTGAGATCCCTCAGCTCGGCTTCGGCGTCTGGCAGGTCCCTGCGGATGATGCCGAGAAGGTCGTCACCGAAGCACTGAAGGTCGGCTACCGACACATCGACAACGCTGCCGTCTACGGCAACGAAGAAGGTGTCGGCCGGGCGATCGCCGCCTCGGACGTGCCTCGCGAAGACCTGTTCATCACCACGAAGGTCTGGGTCAACGACTTCAAGGCGGGCAAGACCCGACAGGCCCTGGAGACTTCGCTGCAGAAGCTGGGCCTGGACTACGTGGATCTGTTCCTGATCCACTGGCCTTCACCGGAGGACGAGGCATACCTCGACGCCTGGAAGACCATGGAGGAGCTGCAGTCGGAGGGACTGACGCGCAGCATCGGTGTCTCCAACTTCCTCCCGGAGCACCTGGACCGGGTCCTCGAGGCCGGCACCATCGTGCCTGCGATCAACCAGGTGGAGATCCACCCGGCGCTGCAGCAGCGCGACATCCAGGAGGCCAACGAAAAGCACGGCATCAAGACGCAGGCCTGGAGCCCCTTGGCTCAGGGCGCGGTCTTCGAAGATGAGCCGGTCAAAGCCGCAGCCGAGGCGCACAACGTCTCACCCGCACAGGTGGTCATCCGTTGGCACCTGCAGCGTGGTCGCATCCTCTTCCCCAAGTCCGTCACCCCGGAGCGCATCGCCTCGAACTTCGATGTCTTCGGCTTCGAGCTCAGCGAGGACGAGCTCACCGCCATTGATTCGCTGGAGCGCGACGGCAGGAGCGGGCCCAACCCGGGAGAGTTCAACCCCTCCTGA
- a CDS encoding LytR/AlgR family response regulator transcription factor yields MHPRALIVDDEAPAREELRFLLEEIGGVQVVGEATNGEEALLLLNSLAYDLVFLDIRMPGLTGLQVAERLRGSAGAQGARRPQVIFTTAYPDHAVEAFDLAAADYLVKPFSAERLQRSVERALAGAETSATPASADSAARSAPVAAASGETAPAERSAQHQLVRIPVQKDGRTVLVEGDAIAYAVAARGYASLKLADDRVLVSFSLNELERRLQGHFFRVHRSYLVNLRYVRELVPDFRGTLVLVLNDRQRSRVEVSRRHAPELRRRLGL; encoded by the coding sequence ATGCACCCCCGGGCCCTGATCGTCGACGATGAGGCGCCGGCCCGTGAGGAATTGCGATTTCTGCTGGAGGAGATCGGCGGTGTCCAGGTGGTCGGCGAGGCCACCAATGGCGAAGAGGCGTTGCTGCTGCTGAACTCGCTGGCCTATGACCTGGTCTTTCTGGATATACGGATGCCTGGGCTGACCGGACTCCAGGTTGCCGAGCGGCTGCGCGGATCGGCGGGCGCTCAGGGAGCTCGGCGCCCCCAGGTCATCTTCACCACGGCCTACCCCGATCACGCCGTGGAGGCCTTCGATCTGGCGGCGGCCGACTATCTGGTCAAGCCCTTTTCTGCGGAGCGGCTGCAGCGTTCGGTGGAACGAGCCCTGGCCGGTGCTGAGACCTCAGCGACCCCGGCCTCTGCGGACTCAGCAGCTCGGTCGGCGCCAGTCGCTGCAGCCTCAGGCGAGACGGCTCCCGCGGAACGCTCAGCGCAGCATCAGCTGGTGCGGATCCCCGTGCAGAAGGACGGGCGCACCGTGTTGGTGGAGGGCGACGCGATCGCCTACGCCGTGGCGGCGCGCGGGTATGCCTCGCTGAAGCTGGCGGATGACCGTGTGCTGGTTTCCTTCTCGCTCAACGAGCTCGAGCGCAGGCTGCAGGGTCACTTCTTCCGTGTTCACCGCTCATATCTGGTGAACCTGCGCTACGTCCGCGAACTCGTGCCGGACTTCCGAGGCACCCTGGTGCTGGTGCTCAACGATCGCCAGCGCAGTCGGGTCGAGGTGTCCCGCCGGCATGCGCCCGAGCTGCGCCGACGCCTCGGCCTGTGA
- a CDS encoding universal stress protein: protein MTDPRTHDSHEADSTMKPRGVVVGVDGSEQSLRAAHWAAAEAHRRMLPLTVVTAYSIPAFAASSMDGGYALMDDSALRQGSEKVIEQAAEFLRDYPGEIHYEVESGDPSGVLLDYSHEAVVLVVGSRGRGGFLGRLLGSVSSALPAHAKCPTVLVPLKFSAKESNAVTTSTGAIPIVSASQRPGTAAPESVIAEGAHPIRPKDARPVTAGVDGSDFGRVAALVAAREASERGTSLRIVCALPPVGATLVWIPTNIDNDSALKELREKLEAGKRWLHSHYPELQIDAEVIDGTAVDVLVQETRGAQLTVIGTRGRGGFAGMLLGSTSQGVLHHAEGPLMVVPDHEDTRLGNRSEFGPVLGG, encoded by the coding sequence ATGACTGACCCACGAACCCACGATTCCCATGAGGCTGACTCGACGATGAAGCCGCGCGGCGTCGTCGTCGGGGTCGACGGCTCCGAGCAGTCCCTGCGCGCCGCGCACTGGGCGGCCGCCGAGGCGCATCGCCGTATGCTTCCGCTGACGGTGGTCACCGCCTATTCGATCCCCGCCTTCGCGGCCTCGTCCATGGACGGCGGGTATGCCCTGATGGATGACTCAGCGCTGCGGCAGGGGTCCGAGAAGGTCATCGAACAAGCGGCCGAGTTCCTGCGGGACTACCCCGGTGAGATCCACTACGAGGTGGAATCGGGCGATCCCTCAGGAGTCCTGCTGGACTACTCGCACGAGGCCGTCGTACTGGTGGTCGGCAGCAGGGGTCGGGGAGGGTTCCTCGGACGTCTGCTCGGTTCGGTCTCCTCGGCGCTGCCGGCCCACGCCAAGTGTCCGACCGTGCTGGTGCCGCTGAAGTTCTCCGCCAAAGAGTCCAACGCGGTGACCACGTCCACCGGCGCCATCCCGATCGTCTCGGCGTCGCAGCGCCCGGGGACGGCTGCGCCGGAGTCCGTCATCGCAGAGGGTGCCCACCCCATCCGGCCCAAGGACGCCCGTCCGGTCACGGCAGGGGTGGACGGTTCAGACTTTGGTCGCGTCGCGGCATTGGTAGCGGCGCGGGAGGCCAGTGAACGGGGGACCAGCCTGCGCATCGTCTGCGCGCTGCCCCCGGTGGGCGCCACACTGGTGTGGATCCCGACCAACATCGACAATGATTCGGCGCTCAAGGAGCTTCGCGAGAAGCTCGAGGCGGGGAAGCGGTGGCTGCACAGCCACTACCCGGAGCTGCAGATCGACGCCGAGGTCATCGACGGCACCGCAGTGGATGTCCTGGTGCAGGAGACCCGCGGCGCGCAGCTCACGGTGATCGGTACGCGGGGCCGTGGCGGATTCGCAGGGATGCTGCTGGGATCTACCTCCCAGGGCGTCCTGCACCACGCAGAGGGGCCCCTGATGGTGGTTCCCGATCACGAAGACACCCGACTCGGCAACCGCAGCGAGTTCGGACCCGTGCTGGGCGGGTGA
- a CDS encoding histidine kinase codes for MRGSAILAAAVTLIWVLVYVGTQVLADPALPMVPTLGLGLFLTIGAVLGYPSALRGATGRRRQRPVSPREVEVSRGVRDLAAAGRSMPLRAGLTPEAARRTCELLRPMLSGDAVSITDREQILAYVGPGADHHREGAQMQTSAAPRTIARGKTQVVRDRASVGCRTTDCEVTSAVIVPLRVGSRVIGTLGVYQAETEIPPRRLVEDMAAMLSLHLELAELDREKQLATDARLNALRAQINPHFLFNILNTIASKARTRPDEARELLLRLSEFFRYAVRQEGHYAEFAQEYYFVRTYVSLEQARFGDRLKVRYDIDPQVLTTRVPVLMIQPLVENAVKHGIAGKPAGGTVHLRARVDPLARTTSIRVSDDGVGMAPEVLAKMADSARELRGLDSIQEDPSHAGVGLQNITERLNSLFGDRYDLSISTPRSGGTVVELTIPLR; via the coding sequence ATGCGCGGTAGCGCGATACTGGCGGCGGCGGTGACGCTGATCTGGGTGCTGGTCTACGTCGGCACCCAGGTCCTCGCCGATCCGGCGCTGCCCATGGTCCCCACCCTGGGGCTCGGGCTCTTCCTGACCATCGGAGCGGTGCTGGGATATCCCTCGGCGCTGCGCGGGGCCACCGGGCGGCGTCGGCAGCGTCCGGTCTCTCCTCGTGAGGTCGAGGTGAGCCGCGGGGTGCGAGATCTCGCCGCGGCAGGGCGTTCCATGCCGCTGCGTGCAGGCCTGACCCCGGAGGCCGCGCGGCGCACCTGCGAGCTGCTGCGTCCGATGCTCTCCGGCGACGCGGTCTCGATCACGGACCGCGAGCAGATCCTCGCCTATGTCGGCCCCGGTGCGGACCACCACCGCGAGGGCGCGCAGATGCAGACTTCTGCGGCGCCTCGCACGATCGCCAGGGGCAAGACCCAGGTGGTCCGTGACCGGGCGTCCGTGGGCTGCCGCACCACAGATTGTGAGGTGACCTCAGCGGTGATCGTTCCGCTGCGCGTGGGCAGTCGCGTGATCGGAACGCTGGGGGTCTACCAGGCCGAGACTGAGATCCCGCCGCGCCGGCTCGTGGAGGATATGGCCGCGATGCTGTCGCTGCACCTGGAGCTGGCGGAGCTGGACCGGGAGAAGCAGCTCGCCACGGACGCTCGTCTGAACGCGCTGCGGGCCCAGATCAACCCACACTTCCTGTTCAACATTCTCAACACCATCGCTTCGAAGGCGCGCACTCGCCCGGACGAGGCGCGCGAGCTGCTGCTGAGACTCTCCGAGTTCTTCCGTTATGCGGTGCGGCAGGAGGGCCACTACGCGGAGTTCGCGCAGGAGTACTACTTCGTGCGCACCTATGTCTCTCTGGAGCAGGCTCGCTTCGGGGACCGGCTCAAGGTCCGCTATGACATCGACCCACAGGTGCTCACCACCCGGGTGCCGGTGCTGATGATCCAGCCGCTGGTGGAGAATGCGGTCAAGCATGGGATCGCGGGCAAGCCCGCAGGGGGCACCGTGCATCTGCGTGCCCGGGTGGATCCTCTGGCCCGCACCACCAGCATCAGGGTCAGCGACGACGGCGTCGGCATGGCCCCCGAGGTGCTGGCCAAGATGGCCGACAGTGCCCGGGAGCTTCGCGGCCTGGATTCGATCCAGGAGGATCCCAGCCACGCCGGTGTGGGGCTGCAGAACATCACGGAGCGGCTCAACTCGTTGTTCGGGGACCGTTACGACCTCTCCATCTCCACTCCGCGGTCCGGTGGCACCGTGGTGGAACTGACCATTCCGCTCCGGTGA